The Perca fluviatilis chromosome 18, GENO_Pfluv_1.0, whole genome shotgun sequence genomic interval CCGACGGTGCCTCTTGGAGATAATTCAGGTGTCCCGAAACACGCGTCTCAGCTCCTAGAACATGTGACGGCCTGCGATACCAGCGATGCCCTTCAAGAAATCCATGACCAGCATATAAAGGACGACTCCTCTCCGATCCCCTCACATCGGAGATGTAGCCTATAACTCCGCTTCCCCCtttcgttaaaaaaaaataaaataaaaagaaatactgGAAAACGCAAGCCGAAGGGTCCCGTTGTGGCTGCGAGGTTGCAGCTGTGCGGGATCGCCTCTGTACTGCGCATCCGCCTGTTTGCACCTCCAGAAGAGAAAACGCCTTTGAAGCGACAGGCTGCTTTATTATCTACAGCGTTGTGAGTGACTACTGCTGTGCTGAATCCAGCCAGATGTTCGGATCGCTTTCACGGGCTTTTGCTGGCGACGCAGGGCTCAGTGCGACTTAATCCAGATTGACTGAAAGGTTGCTGCCATAATATgcgccccccacccctcccctctcctGCCCCCGGACTACTGTCAGCCACCGACCCGGCTCCATTTCTGACCAGAGGTGCTGTGCTCGGAATGGTAATCAGTGCGCTCCGAGTTGCACAGAGACCATTTGTGTGCATAGACAGATGCGGTGCCTCCCAGCCTATCTCACAGGCAGGcatcatcatttattcattGCGATTGGACTCTACTGCACGAAACGCAGTAGGTCTATAATATTCTCtaaatttgttttaataaaaataaaaaataaaagaacagaACAGAAATGTTTGTCAGATTCAGACATACATGAGATGGAAAATGAGTCAGGGAATATCCAGTGACAAGTAAACAAAGACTGTAATTGAAAAATGCATTCCTTTAGGTAAATCCTTCGGTGCACAGTATAGGCTACATCTATTCTGGGTAAAGCCAAATTTAGCAGTCCATATAGCTGAATAGTTCTGCATGTATTATTGGCAAGAAAGTGTTGAGATGGCTGAAACTGAAAGCCCTGGCTCCCCGTGGGTCTGCTTGGCCCTTGACCCATCACTATCTGATGTAATGATTCTTTGGCCTTTTGTGCAAGTTGGCAAAGTAGCCTACAGCGACACAGGATACTTCTTGGACTCGCAGActcagtgctttttttttttattcccaagAACAATGATCTATACTGCTCCAGGGTGTAAAATAGGTGTCTGTTGCCATCCATAAACTTATCCTGAGGATTTCTACTCAGATCAATAGCTGCATCCAGTTACAACACAACCACTTGAGATCAATACGAATAGCCTAAGTGGTTCAGGCATGGTTATCCAGAGCTGGAATGGCAAGAGCaattaaaactaaatatatcTATCACTGTACGTGTGTGCACAAAGTTGCTGATATTATGAAGAAAAAAGTGTTGCACTCATGTTGGctacacttacacacaaattTAGTAGAATACAAAATATAAGCATTTTGCTGGTGGGAAGTATTGATGTCAaggcctgcatgtgtgtgtctgtgagtgattCATCGGAGTCATCATGAGCTGACAGTTTGTGATATGAAATGACACTGACAAGTCTTGGTTTTTGCTGCACTCCTTTACTGGTGTGACTCATGTCTCTCTGACTGATGCATGTCATCCAGGAACTGCTGGTAGGTGAGGTTGTCCGCCCGTTCACCTGTCCGGCTCTTTTTTTCCAAGAACAAGCCCATGCTGTCCCGTGGAGGGTCAGCGATGTTGCGACTCCACGGGGTCTCTGTGATCCCCAGAAGATCACGCACACCAGCACAGATGACCTGCAGGGTGCACAGCAGGATTGAGTCCTTTGATaaagtgtgtgttttgcagTATCTCACTTTTCATTAGTCCCTCTGAGAGTGAGAGTGTCTAGTCTTTCAAGGAGATCTCACCAAGCTTGTGGCATCACGGGAAGAAAGGTTACAAGGTTACACTcccaaaaacaaatgcatcagAGGACTTACGGGCTAAACCAACATAAAGCTCGACTAAATAGAGCACAGACAATTCTTTACTGAGTCCATCTGTCAAGGTTTTTCATTATCAGTTTAAACTCACCAAGAGAGGCCAGttattcttcttttcttttttttttggtttgatgCTTTGACAGTAAAGCAGAGCTGAATACATAAAAGCGCTTTTAGCCAATTTAGTTCTGACTTCAGGGAGAGATAAGAAAAACAGTTGCTTTAACTGTAAACTGTGTATGTGAGTCAGCTGATCGAGGTGTCTGCTGGCAGTGCTGCTCGGTTACGACACGCAACTTTATCTGGATGTCACACTGTTCAAAGAAAGAACGTTAAAGTGCCAAATGGGATGTGCAACTGTGGCACAGACAGAGTTTCCAATGTTTCAGTCCACTTAGAACTTactaaataaatatttgaatacaaTTGAGGaggcaactaacaattatttctaCTTTTGGTTAAtctattttcttaattttttttaaatgattattctATTAGACTAGGCTACTTTACCTTTACTTTAATGAGTCACTTATCAAAATTTGAATCAATTAAGATGAACTCATCAaattgtttcagcaccatgATACAAGGTTATATACCattccttccagaaaaacgtggagtttttttgtgattgttgcgggcaaaaatctttgattatgcggcacgtttccttaaaaaatgcgatggaatatgagggatatttatgcaattttatgcgatgaaattgcgggaacttgcaaaaattgcgggaacttgcaaaaattgtgggaaaaagagaagaaaaagtgattcccccaacaccctgctttttttaaacttaatttccaaaaatagtttacagatattcagtcattgcaataagtaaaaaaataagatacaaaaatatatacaaataatataatattaaagtaaaaataaaaataaaagtaatagctagtctaaacagagggaaataaaagatacaaaagagacagacttttaaaaatcgttaataatatagacagcaggagcacttaaacttaaaaatttcagataatatcagatattaagatagctttctttataccaacttaagagactcaaagtatatgtcaaattcaacctccaacacctgcttttcgatgatgttcacgtcgcgtaattatgtcacttcataacattcccatggcaacaggggaaaatggctgctcttgtgtgaagtaaacgcaacattttttcaactttctgctaagatatacagtacaggccaaaagtttggacacaccttctcattcaatgcatttcctttattttcatgactatttacattgtagattctcactgaaggcatcaaaactatgaatgaacacatatggaattatttacttaacaaaaaagtgtgaaataactgaaaacatgtcttatattttagattcctcaaagtagccaccctttgcctttttgatagtgctgcaaaccgagttagtcacctgaaatggttttcacttcacaggtgtgctttgtcaggtttaattagtggaattttttcccttattaatggggttgggaccatcagttgtgttgtgcagaagtcaggttgatacacagccgacagccctattggacaactgttagaattcatattatggcaagaaccaatcagctaagtaaagagaaacgagtggccatcattactttaacaaataatgtcagtcagtccggaaaattgcgaaaactttgaatgtgtccccaagtgcagtcgcaaaaaccatcaagcactacaacgaaactggctcacatgaggaccgccccaggaaaggaagaccaagagtcacctctgctgctgaggataagttcatccgagtcaccagcctcagaaatcgcaagttaacagcagctcagattagagaccagatgaatgccacacagggttctagcagcagacacatctctaaaacaactgttaagaggagactgcgcaaatcaggccttcatggtcaaatagctgctatgaaaccactgctaaggagaggcaacaagcagagatttgtttgggccaagaaacacaaggaatggacattagaccagtggaaatatgtgctttggtctgatgagtccaaatttgagatctttggttccaactgccgtgtctttgtgtgacgcagaaaaggtgaacggatggattttacatgcctggttcccaccgtgaagcatggaggaggaggtgtgatggtgtcggggtgacactgttggggatttattcaaaattgaaggcatactgaaccagcatggctaccacagcatcctgcagcgacatgccatcccatccggtttgcgtttagttggaccatcatttatttttcaacaggaaaatgaccccaaacacacctccaggctgtgtaagggctatttgaccaagaaggagagtgatggagtgctgcgccagatgacctggtctccacagtcaccggacctgaacccaatcgagatggtttggggtgagctggaccgcagagtgaaggcaaaagggccaacaagtgctaagcatctctgggaactccttcaagactgttggaaaaccatttcaggtgactacctcttgaagctcatcaagaatgtcaagagtgtgcaaagcagtaatcagagcaaagggtggctactttgaagaaacttgaatataagacatgtttttagttatttcacactttttttgttaagtacataattccacatgtgttcagtcatagttttgatgccttgagaatctacaatgtaaatagtcatgaaaataaaggaaacgcattgaatgaggaggtgtgtccaaacttttggcctgtactgttagctatgtgacttttttgcaacgaaaatgcggggattatgaaatcatgcaagcaccgcatattttgcgcggaaatcgacaatttatgcggcgaaagtgcggcatatttgaaaaaatgcggcccccgcatgaatatgcggactttggctgattatgcattgaattatgcgatcgcataatcgcgtttttctggagggactgatatacagtagtagcCTACAGGCTGAGATAATGATGACACTGTCTCAGCCTGTTTAAACTGCCTTGGACATTGTGTGAGCCTCCAGCTTTGATAGGCTGTGTAACGTTAAACGTCTCCATATTCACATGAATCTCTTCTGAAGGTTAGAATAAAAAATCTCGAGTTTCTGCCTCTTCTGAATACCTTCATGTCTTTAAAATCTGTGATTCCAAGTCTTGGCATGTAGATACAATTGACATAAATGAGCTTTCTTCCAGTGATGCAGTTCTCCGTAAAACACGCCTGCGACAGAAATAAGGTTAATGTTAGGATTTTGAAAAGCGAAATATTTTGTCGGTAGCTGACAGGCACACACTGTAATGGTTaatgttattataataatacacGTTAGTTAGCCTATATCTTTTTAGTCTGGTGTATGTTAACCTACTTTGTATTGTGGGAATCCTAAAGACTCAATCCATCTTGCAACATCATCACAACTCCACTGTAGGAACTCCATGTTGCCTCTAAGCATGTTTCCATGGAAACTGTTATCTGCCACTATAGGTGTTGGTAAGTGTTTCCTTCACACATAAAAGCGAGTTTGTCCAAtcacaaatatatattaaaaagttGTAAGGCAGCGAGGCAACATGTTTGACACCAAAGGTTTTTTAAATGCTCAATCAAGTAACAGAGACGGCTCCAGTCTGTGTTTATAGAAACAGCCAATCATCTTCTTGTAATTTAGGGCGGCTGTTAAATTGCGCGCAGTGATTGGCTTTTAAATCGGTCCCGCCCACACCGAACGGAAACAGCCGGTGCCGCCATGCACAGCTTCCACAGATCAACAAATGATGTGTGCTGGTGCTAGCTAATGAGGTCCACACCGATAACATTTTGTAGATCGTATATCAAAGTGCAGCACCGCGTTGTCCTCTGCAACATTTCTGATAGCTGAAGTTCTCTTTGCACTCCGGTGTCTTTTGGGTCGGTTGAAGGGCTTCGGAGCAGGATAAGAGAAACCTGACTCTCCACAATGGCAGCAATTCTCCTACGGTCCTGTTTTAACAAGAAGGTAAAACAAAGTCATGCTTACGTTTTACAGAACAGTTGCTTTACTTTGACGCGTATGCAACTCAACATAGCTAACAAACTGAGCTGCTAGCTAAAGTCATTGCTAACACACGTTGCACACAGTCCACTCCTCCTTTGCAAGCATTTAATATTTATGTGCAATTTAAGTTGGGTAGCTAGGGTTTAATGTGCATCACGTGAACAGGGAAGACAAGCAATGGAGCATACATGGCTTTTATTCATTAGACCTTGGACAATGTCGACATTAATTGAGGTTAACTAATGCTCTGGTATTTTAATTCTTGCAGGTGCCCCTCCAGCTGGGTCGTatttactcctcctcctcctcagcggTAAGAAACTCACCAGCTTTCACAAGTCAGCAttgaatgaatgttatgtgttcatCACAAGCTCTTTTAACTTTCAATTTGAGAAGTCACCACACTTCTTTTCATGTGCCACATTTTGTTGTATTATGCAGTTAACTTAAAATAGACCTTTCACCTGCATGACCCCATGATATCAAAGCTGTTTTGAAATAACATAATTCACTTATTTTTGTGCCATTAAACATAAAATGGAGCTGAGACGCAAACTGTTTTCTTTAAGACAATAGCCAGaatgacagattttttttctttttatttcttttattttttcatataaGGTGGAGGGTgcccaactgccactttgcttgtttgcaagccatgatgtctctagttttttttttttttttttttttttttttttttttttttttttcgctctctcatgggtgggccaaattctctgggcgggcaaagcagagaaagggaggtaatcttgctccttttGACCtccataaggagcaagattccagatcggctcatctgagctttcattttttcaaaggcagagtaggatacccAGAGCTTgctttacacctatcgccatttctagccactgggggaccataggcagactgggggaactcatattaatgttaaaaaacctcataaagtgaaattttcatgccatgggacctttaacgttcAGCGTATTAGCTGAGAACGATTTATGTGCAATAAGCTAATATTGGCTGATTTTACGGGTCCAGTCAATTTATCAGTCTGGCTCTACATAAGATTCTCCAGATTTAGATTATTGTGGCATTTGTTTGTACAGGAAATTATATAGTAAGGTAAACCTTTCTGTTTAAGGTTTTCagaatgtcagagaaaaaaTGATTGCAGTAAGTCAAAGAAACTAAACTTCATACTCAAACTGTTTTTGTAGTTAGTGTACAATTGttgagagaaaatcccgcacactgaccattacacaagcaataatttatttacaaaaatacaacgtttcggtcccagaccttcatcaggtaaattcctTATAGTAGtgtaaaagaaatttaaaaatacTGTTTTATACTAGCAGGGTATTAATATGCCATCAGACATCAAACTCCTGACTGCTACTGCCAAAACTTCACAAAGAAAGTTCTTTTCCTTTGTTCATTGAATTGTGGGACAAAAAATTTACATTATAGGCCCAGTAAAAAGGTGTTTTTATAGTAGTATGTATACTGACTTATTTGACAGCAGTTAATTCTTTTACTATATCAGTGCAATACACCATTAACACAACTGTGTATAGAAAGTAAagagatctaaaaaaaaaaaaaaaaaacgccacagTGTATGTTGTGGTGATGGATAGATGCCCCTAATGAACTTTGTAATGATGTAACCAGACAGGAAGGGATTTAACCATATGCCTCTCTGATCCTTTAGCCCACCACCAAGCTGTTCATTGATGGCAAGTTTGTTGAGTCCAACAGCTCTGAATGGCTCGACATTCACAACCCTGTAAGTATTCATAGATGAACTATATACAACCTTCGAAGAGGCTGCAGTAACAAGATCTCTACTAAAAGCTGTCTGCAAATAACCATTGCACCTTTGCAGTAGAAATGCATGGACATTGGGGAGGGGGAAATAAGTCTTGATTTCCCAATTTCTAAG includes:
- the LOC120547074 gene encoding sterile alpha motif domain-containing protein 15-like — protein: MLRGNMEFLQWSCDDVARWIESLGFPQYKACFTENCITGRKLIYVNCIYMPRLGITDFKDMKVICAGVRDLLGITETPWSRNIADPPRDSMGLFLEKKSRTGERADNLTYQQFLDDMHQSERHESHQ